The Oxobacter pfennigii genome has a window encoding:
- a CDS encoding MDR family MFS transporter — translation MDFKKRNIVIALMVAMFLGAVEGTVVTTAMPTIARDLNGFELISWIFSLYLLTSAISTPIYGKLADLYGRKNMLSLGIFIFLVGSSLCGISGNMLQLMVFRCVQGLGAGAILTITYTIVGDIFTLSERAKVQGWISSVWGISSLIGPFLGGFLIDTLSWHWIFFINLPFGILSIILIQRYLDESFKKKKHPIDYAGAFTLSAAIIALLYSFVSTGENKGSFMISMAISLSAAFILFVIFYIIESKAEEPIIPFDTFTKTNALINTVSFLLSAVLMGFDVYLPIYIQTVLGYGPTISGLCLAPMSISWLLSSVILGDVIPKYGAKKVITVSGIVVLLSCILLLTLNAESSLIAIIVYSFFSGFGFGGALATLTIVIQSSVGYEKRGAVTASNSLLRTIGQTIGVSIYGGLLNFNMQYSSSAMPGIHIVFISFVILSAVSLLTSVMLLTYPKTQILPHN, via the coding sequence ATGGATTTTAAAAAAAGAAATATTGTCATAGCATTAATGGTCGCCATGTTTTTAGGCGCTGTGGAAGGAACTGTAGTAACTACTGCCATGCCTACCATAGCCCGGGATTTGAACGGCTTCGAGCTTATAAGCTGGATATTTTCCCTTTATTTATTGACATCGGCTATTTCCACCCCCATTTATGGAAAGCTTGCCGACTTATATGGAAGAAAAAACATGCTTTCTTTAGGTATATTTATTTTTCTTGTTGGAAGCTCCTTATGCGGTATATCCGGGAATATGCTGCAGCTTATGGTTTTCAGATGCGTACAGGGTTTGGGAGCCGGGGCTATATTAACTATCACATATACAATAGTAGGCGATATATTCACTCTTTCAGAGAGGGCAAAGGTTCAGGGATGGATAAGCTCAGTGTGGGGAATTTCAAGCCTGATTGGTCCGTTTTTAGGAGGATTTTTAATTGATACTTTGTCCTGGCATTGGATATTTTTTATTAATCTTCCCTTCGGAATATTAAGCATCATACTCATTCAGAGGTATCTTGATGAAAGCTTTAAAAAAAAGAAGCATCCCATAGATTATGCCGGGGCTTTTACTCTGTCCGCAGCTATTATCGCCTTATTATACAGCTTTGTATCCACGGGAGAAAATAAAGGTTCCTTTATGATATCTATGGCAATATCATTATCTGCCGCATTCATTCTTTTTGTCATATTTTATATAATTGAAAGCAAAGCAGAGGAGCCGATAATACCCTTTGATACTTTCACAAAAACAAATGCCCTTATTAATACCGTAAGCTTTTTATTATCAGCGGTTTTGATGGGTTTTGATGTATATTTGCCTATATATATTCAGACAGTTTTAGGCTATGGACCTACCATATCCGGACTTTGTCTTGCTCCCATGTCAATTTCCTGGCTTTTATCTTCAGTAATCTTAGGAGATGTTATACCAAAATACGGGGCAAAAAAAGTAATTACAGTATCGGGAATAGTTGTCCTTTTAAGCTGCATTCTTTTATTGACCCTTAACGCTGAGTCTTCGCTGATTGCAATTATAGTTTACAGTTTTTTTTCAGGATTTGGTTTTGGAGGTGCTTTAGCCACCCTTACCATAGTGATACAATCTTCGGTGGGATATGAAAAAAGAGGAGCGGTTACAGCATCAAACTCGCTTTTAAGAACCATAGGCCAGACAATAGGAGTCAGCATATACGGAGGGCTTTTGAATTTTAACATGCAATATTCATCCTCCGCCATGCCCGGGATTCATATTGTGTTTATATCCTTTGTTATCCTATCAGCTGTTTCGCTTTTAACTTCGGTAATGCTCCTAACTTATCCAAAAACACAAATCCTGCCGCATAATTAA
- a CDS encoding prepilin peptidase → MKAIIFILGLVMGSFLNVCIYRIPKGESISYPPSHCSACNVRIKWYDLFPVVSYLILKGRCRRCHEKISIRYPVIELLNAAVYLLLYINYGYSLLFLKYAILASLMIVIGFIDLDTMDVYLKTVIFGVISGIIFVIIGYFTGDAVLSYILGAVTGYTAIALIILLTRGMGWGDAEICIVSGLYLGLRLVPVMLFIAVILGGLIGILLVITKIRSRKDMIPFGPFISVATLITAIYGHRLLDLYLGVP, encoded by the coding sequence ATGAAAGCAATAATATTTATTTTAGGGCTGGTTATGGGCAGTTTTCTTAACGTATGCATATACAGGATTCCTAAAGGTGAGTCGATTTCGTACCCACCTTCTCATTGTTCGGCTTGCAATGTGAGGATAAAATGGTATGACCTTTTTCCGGTTGTAAGCTATTTAATATTAAAGGGCAGATGCAGGCGCTGCCATGAAAAAATATCAATAAGATACCCTGTTATTGAGCTATTAAACGCGGCAGTGTATTTATTGCTATACATAAACTACGGATATTCATTGCTTTTCTTAAAATATGCTATATTAGCTTCTTTGATGATTGTCATAGGCTTCATCGATTTAGATACCATGGATGTATACTTGAAAACTGTTATTTTTGGAGTTATATCTGGAATTATATTTGTGATAATAGGGTATTTTACCGGTGATGCTGTTTTAAGCTATATATTAGGTGCAGTCACAGGGTATACAGCAATTGCACTTATTATTCTGTTAACCCGCGGTATGGGCTGGGGAGATGCAGAAATTTGCATAGTATCGGGACTTTATCTCGGATTAAGGCTTGTACCGGTTATGCTGTTTATAGCGGTAATATTAGGGGGATTAATCGGCATATTGTTAGTCATAACAAAAATAAGATCCAGAAAGGATATGATTCCTTTCGGACCTTTTATTTCAGTCGCAACCTTGATTACGGCAATTTATGGCCATAGGTTGCTGGACTTATATTTGGGGGTACCTTAA
- a CDS encoding MerR family transcriptional regulator, giving the protein MKYSIGEFADILGVTVDTLRLYEKYGIIRPIKDNKNNYRYFDDLDARNLLQSRWYRSMQIPLQDVAAIIKNPSLDNILEKIEETQKNLQEEIRKSTLLLNEITEISHGFKEIEQSLNKCRIKNIPGMYRIRQTDRNMLLKDDFLRDIVSTWMNILPYTFYSFEIEKREFLSGDDCFRYNWGLAIYEDKIHNFDVPINENVEYISPKICVSSVIFSSEGEYIMRDELDFMTDFINKNNYSIEGNIVGRIVITEKINGKDRSYLEVNIPIK; this is encoded by the coding sequence ATGAAATATTCTATTGGTGAATTTGCCGATATACTTGGAGTAACGGTGGATACGCTGAGGTTATATGAGAAATATGGTATTATAAGGCCAATTAAAGATAACAAAAATAACTATAGATATTTCGATGATCTGGATGCAAGAAATTTGCTGCAGAGCAGGTGGTACAGAAGCATGCAGATACCGCTTCAGGATGTAGCCGCCATAATTAAAAATCCTTCCTTGGATAATATTCTTGAAAAGATAGAAGAAACTCAGAAGAATTTACAGGAAGAAATAAGGAAAAGCACCCTGCTTTTAAACGAAATTACGGAAATAAGCCATGGCTTTAAGGAAATAGAACAATCATTAAATAAATGCAGAATAAAGAATATACCGGGCATGTACAGAATAAGGCAAACCGACAGAAATATGTTATTAAAAGACGATTTCTTAAGAGACATTGTAAGCACATGGATGAACATATTGCCCTATACATTTTACTCCTTTGAAATAGAAAAAAGGGAGTTCCTATCCGGAGATGATTGCTTCCGGTATAACTGGGGGCTTGCCATATATGAAGATAAAATACATAATTTTGATGTACCAATAAATGAAAATGTTGAATACATAAGCCCAAAAATATGCGTGTCCTCCGTAATATTCTCCTCAGAAGGAGAATATATAATGCGGGATGAATTGGACTTCATGACAGACTTCATTAACAAAAATAACTATTCCATAGAAGGAAATATTGTAGGCAGAATAGTTATCACCGAAAAAATCAATGGAAAAGACAGATCATATCTGGAAGTGAATATACCTATAAAATAA
- a CDS encoding FAD-binding protein, which produces MEKKQLINRILAVWLSMLLLVSLFSGCTKPATNSPGALFKAGTYTTSAKGREGDVKVEVTFSETKITDIKIISQSETKGLGDAALESVKKQILDGQTLAVEAVAGATLSSQAILAAVEDCVKQADGDVDALKKAAQKVEEGKTEKLEADVVVVGGGASGVTAAVSASDKGAKVILLEKTGVIGGASNLSWAGKFIDSSAAIASGLKIDQEKMIADWIENCHWRVDAAAIRQYVTKSGETYDWLAQKGYVTQFMNFFGEQMHLLPAYETREELLRKMLADSVEKNGQVITQATAKKLIKNDAGEVTGVIVQKADGTTLEITAKNIILATGGYAANKEMVKESFGFEGVNGGLGQNVGEGLKMAWEVGAKVPDNFGGQMLHQTLARSTDKLKAQYDGFQASYPLMLTYLPNFMNVGTSGARFRDEAATLTAVAAANTSAFQGPYHYVIVSKSQLDLLMSQGMNGVKAPKLPGMPPEFYLSWQDQFKLDNSWKDADKVFDTMVQNGDGFNGNTLEELAKNAGMDVNVFTETFKSYEEACKTGNDTEFGKSADYLLPYGDGPYYAIISEINNLGSVGGLLVNTKFQVLDEKRIPIKGLYAVGLESEGVLFNDTYVGNGVGIGYAFTSGRLGGEYAAENALEK; this is translated from the coding sequence ATGGAGAAGAAGCAATTAATTAACAGAATACTGGCGGTATGGCTTAGTATGCTGCTCTTAGTATCCCTATTCAGCGGGTGTACAAAACCGGCAACTAATTCGCCGGGTGCTCTGTTCAAAGCAGGTACCTACACAACTTCGGCTAAAGGCAGAGAAGGAGATGTTAAAGTAGAGGTAACATTCAGCGAAACCAAGATTACCGATATTAAAATTATAAGCCAGTCGGAAACCAAGGGCCTGGGGGACGCAGCCTTAGAGAGCGTTAAAAAGCAGATACTTGATGGACAAACATTAGCAGTAGAAGCCGTTGCCGGCGCTACTCTTTCAAGCCAAGCTATACTGGCTGCAGTGGAAGACTGCGTAAAGCAGGCGGACGGCGACGTTGACGCATTAAAAAAAGCCGCACAAAAGGTAGAAGAAGGAAAGACAGAGAAGCTTGAAGCCGATGTAGTAGTAGTGGGCGGAGGGGCTTCCGGAGTTACTGCGGCAGTTTCGGCAAGTGACAAGGGAGCAAAAGTAATACTTTTAGAAAAGACAGGGGTTATAGGCGGGGCAAGCAATTTATCCTGGGCAGGAAAATTCATTGACTCTTCTGCGGCTATTGCAAGCGGTTTAAAGATTGACCAGGAAAAAATGATCGCCGACTGGATTGAAAACTGCCACTGGAGGGTGGATGCAGCTGCCATAAGACAATATGTAACGAAATCGGGAGAAACATACGATTGGCTGGCTCAAAAAGGATACGTAACACAATTTATGAATTTCTTCGGAGAACAGATGCATCTGCTTCCGGCCTATGAAACCCGTGAAGAATTGTTAAGAAAAATGCTGGCTGATTCCGTAGAAAAAAATGGACAGGTAATTACACAAGCAACGGCAAAGAAGCTTATAAAGAATGATGCAGGAGAAGTTACAGGCGTAATAGTACAAAAAGCGGACGGAACAACTCTTGAAATAACAGCAAAAAATATAATTCTTGCTACAGGGGGCTATGCAGCCAATAAGGAAATGGTTAAAGAGTCCTTTGGATTTGAAGGCGTAAACGGAGGTCTTGGACAGAATGTGGGTGAAGGTTTAAAGATGGCATGGGAGGTTGGAGCAAAAGTTCCCGATAACTTTGGAGGGCAAATGCTGCACCAAACCTTGGCCAGATCAACAGACAAGCTAAAGGCTCAATATGATGGCTTTCAGGCTAGTTATCCTCTTATGCTGACCTATCTGCCTAACTTCATGAATGTAGGCACTTCCGGTGCAAGGTTCAGGGATGAAGCTGCTACGCTTACAGCGGTTGCAGCTGCCAATACCAGCGCATTCCAAGGGCCATACCACTATGTTATTGTTTCAAAGTCTCAGCTGGATTTACTAATGTCACAGGGTATGAACGGGGTAAAAGCTCCAAAGCTTCCAGGAATGCCTCCTGAGTTTTATCTGTCATGGCAGGATCAGTTTAAACTGGATAATTCATGGAAAGATGCAGATAAAGTATTTGACACCATGGTCCAGAACGGAGACGGGTTTAATGGCAATACGCTGGAAGAACTGGCCAAGAATGCAGGAATGGATGTAAATGTTTTCACAGAAACATTTAAAAGTTATGAAGAAGCTTGCAAGACCGGCAATGATACGGAGTTTGGAAAATCTGCCGACTATCTGCTCCCTTACGGTGACGGTCCCTACTATGCCATTATTTCTGAAATAAACAACCTGGGTTCTGTAGGAGGATTACTGGTTAATACAAAATTCCAGGTGCTTGATGAAAAACGTATTCCAATTAAAGGTTTATATGCGGTAGGATTGGAATCAGAAGGTGTATTGTTTAATGACACATATGTAGGGAATGGCGTTGGAATAGGATATGCATTCACGTCAGGACGCCTTGGCGGAGAATATGCAGCCGAAAATGCACTGGAAAAATAA
- a CDS encoding aspartyl-phosphate phosphatase Spo0E family protein, whose amino-acid sequence MKLTDEIRILQEMLNEMLEKSKLNKQELIEYSQKLDKLIIEYYLKDKNK is encoded by the coding sequence ATGAAACTAACTGATGAAATTAGGATTTTGCAAGAAATGCTTAATGAAATGTTGGAAAAGAGTAAATTAAATAAGCAGGAACTTATAGAATATAGCCAAAAACTGGATAAGCTCATCATTGAGTATTACCTGAAAGATAAAAATAAATAA